cctggtgtaacggtggaacatgtagacggcagccagaaactcctgaatgctcagatgaacaaagcagtagactgatttctggaagatcacactctctctcttgaagatctctgtacaaactcctgagtacaccgacacctcggagacgtccagtccacatcgctccaggtcttctgagtagaacatgatgtttcctttctccagatgttcaaacgccagccgacccaacttcagaaggagttctttatcagcttTAGTcagttccctggtctctgctttcctccatacttctgcttcttcctctttatctgaaccctcaggaagtgtgagtagaggtcagtcagggtttggggcagctctcctctctggtctctggtcatcatgtcctccagaactatagcagtgatccagcagaaaactgggatcagacacatgatgtggagctcctggaggccttgatgtgagTGATTCtctggacagatcttcatcactgaacctcctcctgaagtactctcctccttctgggatCAGTGATGAAGCGATGATGAAACGGGATATGAGTGTCGCTTGATGGTGAGCAGATCATCACTGAGCTGAGGGAAGTCTCTGAATCAGGTCAGGGACGGAGGAACTGGAAGTTtgtgtgatcctgtcaacacacgagggaggatctgataggctgctgcaggtctggaggtgatcagatgagagctgaggaagcaggttcccctgatgaggttcaccaggagcacgccaacggacgatacttgtgtgacatcagagatgagctgatggttgttgacccagtgaaaatctgctttcatccaggccatcaaagatgaacagaattTCCAgacagatcttctgctctgatcttctgtaatgttggatggaaaacatgaagcagtgagagaagactgtgctgctcatctctgatcaagttcagctccctccatgagagcggaagcaccaggctgatgtcttggttctccaaaccttctgcccagtccagactgaacttctgcactgagaaggtttttccaacgccggcgacaccgttggtcagaaccactctgatgtgtctctgttgctcagataagactttgaagatgtcctggcacttgattggagtgtcctggatgttcttcttggaggttctctcaagctgtctcacctcatgttgtgtgttcacctcctcactttttccctcagtgatgtagagctcagtgtagatcttgttcagcagggttccacttcctgcttcatgagttccttcagtcacatgttcacatcttctcttcagactcatcttatgaccttctatcacctcctgcagatcacttcctgaacataagtaaaccaatgatttccatctataataaatcatcaacacaactacaaattcatgacatcacaaattaaatctcatattgaacagttttactttgtttgggcttcatttcagcatctccagatctgcttccagattgtgaacaagaggactctcctggtggagctgctggtcccagtttgataggatgtgctcccccctctcactatgaacacatctctattagtcctttgatttataggatgaaagaacctgatcaa
This region of Takifugu flavidus isolate HTHZ2018 unplaced genomic scaffold, ASM371156v2 ctg274, whole genome shotgun sequence genomic DNA includes:
- the LOC130520066 gene encoding NACHT, LRR and PYD domains-containing protein 3-like, with protein sequence MKPKQRSDLQEVIEGHKMSLKRRCEHVTEGTHEAGSGTLLNKIYTELYITEGKSEEVNTQHEVRQLERTSKKNIQDTPIKCQDIFKVLSEQQRHIRVVLTNGVAGVGKTFSVQKFSLDWAEGLENQDISLVLPLSWRELNLIRDEQHSLLSLLHVFHPTLQKIRAEDLSGNSVHL